In one Hymenobacter sp. DG25B genomic region, the following are encoded:
- a CDS encoding S9 family peptidase: MKKTLLSALFCLPLAALAQQGVLTPELLWKMGRLGEMQVSPDGKQVAFTVTRYNLADNKGNADIFVMPATGGAVKQLTNTPGSEGNLNWRPDGKKLTFISAEGGSDQLYEMNPDGSGLQKLSAFPEEGIANLKYAPTGKFIFYTQEVKTGKEVKDWYPDLPKADARIIDDLNYRHWNAWDDYKVNHVFFQPIGDDGKLTGYGKDIMAGEKFDAPLQPFGGAEQIAFSPDGYLLAYTSRKLTGKAEAESTNSDIYLYDVRSGKTRNLSEGLGGYDTEPSFSPDGSKVAWLSMATPGFESDRNGIVVLDLKSGKREDITKGSEQAAGNIRWSQDGKTIYFVSVLAGTEQIFSIPGKGGKIKQLTKGPQNYNSFELAGKDAAIVNKTTISSPAELVRVDLKNGRETALTHLNQQELAGVKMGKVEDRRVTTTDNKQMQVYVIYPPDFDPGKKYPTLLYCQGGPQSPITQSWSYRWNFQLMAANGYIVVAPNRRGLPGFGTEWNNSISTDWGGQPIKDYLSAIDAVSQEPFVDKDRRGCVGASYGGYSVYFLAGHHQGRFKTFIAHAGLYNLESWYPTTEEMFFANHDLGGAPWQEPQPRTYQEFNPQLFARNWDTPILVIHGGKDFRVPESQGMEAFGTAQLRGIPSRFLYFPNEGHWIQKPQNAVLWNRVFFDWLGRTLQPGAAPTTGK; this comes from the coding sequence ATGAAAAAAACCTTACTATCGGCGCTGTTCTGCCTGCCGCTGGCAGCCCTGGCCCAACAAGGCGTACTCACGCCGGAGCTACTCTGGAAAATGGGCCGGCTGGGTGAAATGCAGGTGTCGCCGGACGGCAAGCAGGTGGCCTTCACCGTTACGCGCTACAACCTGGCCGACAACAAAGGCAACGCCGACATTTTTGTGATGCCGGCCACCGGCGGGGCCGTGAAGCAGCTCACCAACACGCCCGGCAGCGAAGGCAACCTGAACTGGCGCCCCGATGGCAAAAAGCTCACCTTCATCAGCGCGGAAGGTGGTTCCGACCAGCTGTATGAGATGAACCCCGATGGTTCCGGCCTGCAGAAGTTGAGTGCTTTCCCAGAAGAAGGTATTGCCAACCTGAAGTACGCTCCCACCGGCAAGTTTATCTTCTACACGCAGGAAGTGAAAACCGGCAAAGAGGTGAAAGACTGGTACCCCGACCTGCCCAAGGCCGATGCCCGCATCATCGACGACCTGAATTACCGCCACTGGAACGCCTGGGACGACTACAAAGTAAACCACGTGTTTTTCCAGCCCATCGGGGACGATGGCAAGCTTACCGGCTACGGAAAAGATATAATGGCCGGGGAAAAGTTTGATGCCCCCCTGCAGCCCTTTGGCGGTGCCGAGCAAATTGCCTTTTCCCCCGATGGCTACCTGCTGGCTTACACCTCGCGCAAGCTCACGGGCAAGGCCGAAGCCGAAAGCACCAACTCCGATATTTACCTCTACGACGTACGCTCGGGCAAAACGCGCAACCTCAGCGAAGGCCTGGGCGGCTACGATACCGAGCCCAGCTTCTCGCCCGATGGCAGCAAAGTAGCCTGGCTGAGCATGGCCACGCCCGGGTTTGAGTCAGACCGCAACGGCATTGTGGTGCTGGACCTGAAATCCGGCAAGCGGGAGGATATCACCAAAGGCTCAGAACAGGCGGCCGGCAACATCCGCTGGAGCCAGGATGGCAAAACCATCTACTTTGTGAGCGTATTGGCGGGAACCGAGCAGATTTTCTCGATTCCCGGCAAAGGCGGCAAGATTAAGCAGCTCACCAAAGGCCCGCAGAACTACAACAGTTTTGAGTTGGCCGGCAAGGACGCAGCCATCGTCAATAAAACTACCATCAGCAGCCCCGCCGAGCTGGTGCGCGTAGACCTGAAAAACGGCCGTGAAACCGCCCTTACGCACCTAAACCAGCAGGAGCTGGCGGGCGTGAAAATGGGCAAAGTAGAAGACCGCCGGGTGACCACCACCGATAACAAGCAAATGCAGGTGTACGTCATCTACCCGCCGGACTTCGACCCCGGTAAAAAATACCCTACCCTGCTCTACTGCCAGGGCGGCCCGCAAAGCCCCATCACGCAGAGCTGGAGCTACCGCTGGAACTTCCAGCTGATGGCGGCCAACGGCTATATTGTGGTGGCGCCCAACCGCCGCGGCCTGCCGGGCTTTGGCACGGAGTGGAACAACAGCATTTCCACCGACTGGGGCGGCCAGCCCATCAAAGATTATCTCTCCGCCATTGATGCCGTGAGCCAGGAGCCCTTTGTGGATAAGGACCGGCGCGGCTGCGTGGGCGCTTCCTACGGCGGCTACTCAGTATACTTCCTGGCGGGCCACCACCAGGGGCGCTTCAAGACGTTTATTGCCCACGCCGGCCTCTACAACCTGGAAAGCTGGTACCCTACCACGGAGGAAATGTTCTTCGCCAACCACGATTTGGGCGGCGCGCCGTGGCAGGAGCCCCAGCCCCGCACCTATCAGGAGTTCAACCCGCAGCTGTTTGCCCGCAACTGGGATACACCCATTCTGGTGATTCATGGCGGCAAAGACTTCCGGGTACCCGAGAGCCAGGGCATGGAAGCCTTTGGCACAGCGCAGCTGCGCGGCATTCCCAGCCGCTTCCTGTACTTCCCCAACGAAGGCCACTGGATTCAGAAGCCCCAAAATGCTGTGCTCTGGAACCGGGTGTTCTTTGACTGGCTGGGCCGCACACTGCAGCCCGGCGCCGCGCCTACTACCGGCAAATAA
- a CDS encoding bestrophin family protein — MYVRNNIRWSLIWRVARVNLLIFTLYALLICVVYGPFNFHSLAIPWQPVATLGIAVSFYLGFKNNGSYERFWEGRKLWGGVVNTSRTWAVQVLEFITSRVDAPDVEAPAASAQELSERHRRLVYRHIAWCNALRIQLRRQPEQWDIAVAPFLEAAEGERMRQYGNPATHLVRQQAADLRLLREERGLLNDFQHVSMMRSLEELYNLQGGCERIKNTPFPRQYAFFSYVFVWLFAGLLPLGLIGEFAQMGPDHIWLTVPFSVLVSWVFNTIEIVGHTSENPFDNQVNDVPMTALCRSIEIDLREMLGETNLPPRIEPHNDVLY, encoded by the coding sequence ATGTATGTTCGTAATAATATCCGCTGGTCGCTCATCTGGCGGGTAGCCAGGGTAAACCTGCTCATTTTCACGCTGTATGCCCTGCTGATTTGTGTGGTTTACGGGCCTTTTAACTTTCATTCTTTAGCCATACCCTGGCAGCCGGTAGCCACGCTGGGTATTGCCGTATCCTTCTACCTGGGCTTTAAAAATAACGGCTCCTACGAGCGTTTCTGGGAGGGCCGTAAGCTGTGGGGCGGGGTGGTGAATACCAGCCGCACCTGGGCGGTGCAGGTGCTGGAATTCATTACCTCCCGCGTAGATGCCCCGGATGTGGAGGCGCCCGCCGCCTCAGCCCAGGAGCTCTCGGAGCGCCACCGCCGGCTGGTGTACCGCCACATTGCCTGGTGCAATGCCCTACGCATTCAACTGCGCCGTCAGCCCGAGCAATGGGATATAGCCGTGGCGCCGTTTCTGGAAGCGGCCGAAGGGGAACGTATGCGCCAGTACGGGAACCCGGCCACCCACCTGGTGCGCCAGCAGGCTGCCGACCTGCGCCTGCTGCGCGAAGAGCGCGGCCTGCTCAACGATTTTCAGCACGTAAGTATGATGCGCAGCCTGGAGGAACTGTACAACCTGCAGGGTGGCTGTGAGCGAATCAAAAACACGCCTTTCCCGCGCCAGTATGCCTTCTTCAGCTACGTGTTTGTATGGCTGTTTGCCGGCCTGCTGCCGTTGGGCCTCATTGGCGAGTTTGCCCAAATGGGCCCCGACCACATCTGGCTGACGGTGCCTTTTTCCGTGCTGGTATCGTGGGTGTTCAATACCATTGAGATAGTGGGGCACACTAGCGAAAACCCCTTCGACAACCAGGTGAACGATGTGCCCATGACGGCGCTGTGCCGCTCCATTGAAATAGACCTGCGCGAAATGCTGGGCGAAACGAACTTGCCACCCCGTATAGAGCCCCACAACGACGTGCTGTATTAG
- a CDS encoding YeiH family protein → MKSAHPLSTPSGKPDITADRFAAFLAHRWEVAGLAVTPRMLLFGVALLICLSPWGSPPLALALGLVVALVIGNPFPAQSRRYTSKLLQWSVIGLGFGMNAQTALQAGREGLLFTVVSILGTLTLGFLVGRWLGIDRKISHLISSGTAICGGSAIAAVGPVIQAEEGQMSVALGTVFILNSVALFLFPAVGHALQMSQNQFGLWAAIAIHDTSSVVGAASHYGDQALQIATTVKLARALWIIPVALGTAFFFKTKGAKVKLPWFILGFVGAMLLNTLVPALQPFSPALVKLAKLGLTVTLFLIGAGLSMEVLRSVGVRPFVQGILLWSVISAASLWVILHTVA, encoded by the coding sequence ATGAAAAGTGCCCATCCTTTGTCCACTCCTAGTGGTAAACCCGATATTACTGCTGACCGCTTCGCCGCGTTTCTGGCGCACCGCTGGGAGGTAGCGGGGCTGGCCGTTACGCCGCGGATGCTGCTGTTCGGGGTAGCGCTGCTCATTTGCCTGTCGCCGTGGGGCTCGCCCCCGCTGGCTCTGGCGTTGGGACTAGTCGTTGCGCTGGTGATTGGCAACCCGTTTCCGGCGCAAAGCCGGCGCTACACCAGCAAGCTGTTGCAATGGTCCGTCATCGGGCTGGGGTTTGGCATGAATGCCCAAACGGCTCTGCAGGCCGGGCGCGAGGGGCTGCTGTTCACCGTAGTTTCTATTCTGGGCACGCTTACGCTGGGGTTTCTGGTGGGCCGCTGGCTGGGCATCGACCGTAAAATTTCCCATCTGATTTCCAGCGGCACCGCTATTTGCGGGGGTAGTGCCATTGCGGCCGTGGGGCCGGTTATTCAGGCCGAGGAAGGACAGATGTCAGTGGCGCTGGGTACTGTGTTTATTCTGAACTCGGTAGCCTTGTTTCTATTCCCGGCGGTGGGCCATGCCCTGCAGATGAGCCAGAACCAGTTTGGGCTGTGGGCCGCCATTGCCATTCACGATACCAGCTCCGTGGTGGGGGCCGCCAGCCACTACGGCGACCAGGCCCTGCAGATTGCCACCACCGTAAAGCTGGCCCGCGCCCTCTGGATTATTCCCGTGGCCCTGGGCACCGCTTTCTTCTTCAAAACCAAAGGGGCCAAAGTGAAGCTGCCTTGGTTTATTCTCGGGTTTGTGGGTGCCATGCTGCTCAATACCCTGGTGCCGGCGCTGCAGCCGTTTAGCCCGGCATTGGTAAAGTTGGCGAAGCTGGGCCTCACCGTAACGCTGTTCCTGATTGGGGCCGGGCTTTCCATGGAGGTGCTGCGCTCCGTGGGCGTGCGCCCCTTTGTGCAGGGTATTTTGCTCTGGAGCGTCATTTCGGCCGCCTCCCTGTGGGTTATTCTACACACGGTGGCGTAG
- the rpsI gene encoding 30S ribosomal protein S9 produces the protein MEISNTSGRRKTSVARIYMQAGQGNITINGREMKAYFGNELLENIVNQPFATLEQLGQYDVKVNVRGGGISAQAEAIRLAISKALVGDNAEARPALKKEGFLTRDPRMVERKKFGKRKARRSFQFSKR, from the coding sequence ATGGAAATCTCCAACACCTCTGGTAGAAGAAAAACCTCGGTGGCTCGCATTTACATGCAAGCCGGGCAAGGGAATATCACTATCAACGGCCGGGAAATGAAAGCCTATTTTGGCAATGAACTCCTGGAAAACATCGTGAACCAGCCTTTCGCTACCCTCGAGCAACTCGGGCAGTACGACGTGAAGGTGAACGTGCGCGGTGGTGGCATCTCGGCTCAGGCTGAAGCCATCCGTCTGGCCATCTCGAAAGCCCTGGTGGGCGACAACGCGGAGGCTCGCCCCGCGCTGAAGAAAGAAGGCTTCCTGACCCGTGACCCGCGCATGGTGGAACGTAAGAAATTCGGTAAGCGCAAAGCTCGTCGTTCGTTCCAGTTCTCGAAACGCTAA
- the rplM gene encoding 50S ribosomal protein L13, whose amino-acid sequence MDHLSFKTVSVNKANADKAWVVVDASVAPLGRLASQIANMLRGKHKPSFTPNSDCGDNVIVINADKLRVTGKKMTDKIYISHSGYPGGQKRINLRDKKAKNSASVIEHAVKGMLQGNRLGREQFRNLFVYAGAEHPHEAQQPKAVELTNL is encoded by the coding sequence ATGGATCATCTGAGCTTCAAGACGGTATCCGTCAACAAAGCCAACGCCGATAAGGCCTGGGTTGTGGTTGATGCCAGTGTTGCGCCGCTGGGCCGTCTGGCCAGCCAGATTGCCAACATGCTGCGTGGCAAGCACAAGCCATCGTTCACGCCCAACTCCGACTGCGGCGACAACGTCATCGTTATCAACGCCGACAAGCTGCGCGTGACTGGTAAAAAGATGACCGACAAAATCTACATCTCGCACTCGGGCTACCCCGGCGGTCAGAAGCGCATTAACCTGCGTGATAAGAAAGCCAAAAACTCGGCCAGCGTGATTGAGCACGCCGTGAAGGGCATGCTGCAGGGCAACCGCCTGGGCCGCGAGCAATTCCGCAACCTGTTCGTGTATGCCGGTGCTGAACACCCACACGAAGCCCAGCAGCCGAAAGCTGTTGAACTGACGAACCTCTAA
- a CDS encoding STAS domain-containing protein, with translation MEVYREILPESYLLILANDVPETHQDANALDWALRRAARSGKSSVWVDCSHLDHLPPNAAELLTFYYHKLHKHGMNLVLCHVSQAVQQELDSLVPALRPPIVNNLLDAELFCQQEHSTRRTA, from the coding sequence ATGGAAGTTTACCGAGAGATATTACCTGAGAGCTACTTGCTGATTCTGGCTAATGATGTGCCGGAAACTCATCAGGATGCCAATGCTTTGGATTGGGCCTTGCGTCGGGCTGCGCGTAGCGGAAAATCGAGCGTGTGGGTAGATTGTAGTCATCTGGACCATTTGCCCCCCAATGCCGCCGAGCTGCTGACTTTTTACTACCATAAGCTTCATAAGCACGGCATGAACCTGGTGCTCTGCCACGTAAGTCAAGCCGTGCAGCAGGAGCTGGATAGCCTGGTGCCGGCGCTGCGCCCTCCCATTGTCAATAACCTTCTGGATGCCGAGCTGTTCTGTCAGCAGGAGCATTCTACCCGGCGAACTGCCTGA
- a CDS encoding DUF3089 domain-containing protein, whose amino-acid sequence MRLLLLVKPARVAVALLLLASAGCIKVIQPGKSFAAYTPPASPDYSLPANWAALPERRDSADAVPKNSGLRDEQAQATADVFFVHPTTYFRRGSWNADITNESLNRFTDNSTIRKQASVFNAAGRIYAPRYRQATLFSFFDTQDTNGEQALNLAYTDVKTAFQYYLAHYNQGRPIIIASHSQGTFHATRLLHEFFDTSPQLRKQLVAAYLVGYKVKENEYQALKPCEDSTQTGCYISWNTAEWGNEYEPFRGSTAVNPLTWTRDTVTAPASLNKGGVRFDFDKIDPQVVDAKVHDGIVWVHAPKPIGYPRFLLPGRPELRHSFHIADYSLFYLNVRQNAAARVQAFRNSQ is encoded by the coding sequence ATGCGCTTGCTTTTACTTGTTAAGCCCGCCCGGGTGGCCGTCGCGCTGTTGCTCCTGGCCAGCGCCGGGTGCATCAAAGTCATTCAGCCGGGCAAAAGCTTTGCGGCCTACACGCCGCCCGCCTCGCCTGATTATTCTCTGCCTGCTAACTGGGCTGCCCTGCCCGAGCGTCGTGACTCCGCTGATGCTGTGCCCAAAAACAGCGGCTTGCGCGACGAGCAGGCTCAGGCCACGGCCGATGTGTTTTTCGTGCACCCCACCACCTATTTCCGGCGCGGTTCCTGGAATGCGGATATCACGAATGAGTCATTGAACCGCTTTACCGATAACAGCACCATCCGGAAGCAGGCCAGTGTTTTCAACGCCGCGGGCCGCATTTATGCACCGCGCTACCGGCAAGCCACGCTGTTTTCGTTTTTTGATACGCAGGATACCAATGGAGAGCAGGCCCTCAACCTGGCGTATACCGATGTGAAGACCGCGTTTCAGTATTACCTCGCGCACTACAACCAGGGTCGGCCTATCATTATTGCCAGCCATAGCCAGGGTACCTTTCACGCCACGCGGCTGCTGCATGAGTTTTTTGATACCAGCCCACAGCTCCGCAAGCAGTTGGTAGCCGCTTATCTGGTAGGATATAAGGTAAAGGAAAACGAGTATCAGGCTCTAAAACCCTGTGAAGACTCCACTCAAACCGGCTGCTACATCAGTTGGAATACTGCCGAGTGGGGCAACGAGTATGAGCCCTTCCGCGGCTCCACCGCCGTAAACCCGCTTACCTGGACGCGTGACACCGTAACGGCCCCCGCCAGCCTGAACAAAGGCGGCGTACGCTTCGACTTCGATAAGATAGACCCACAGGTAGTAGATGCCAAAGTGCACGATGGCATTGTGTGGGTGCACGCGCCCAAACCCATTGGCTACCCGCGCTTCCTGCTGCCCGGCCGCCCGGAGCTGCGCCATTCCTTCCACATTGCCGATTACAGCTTGTTCTACCTAAACGTGCGGCAGAATGCGGCGGCGCGGGTGCAGGCGTTCCGAAATAGCCAGTAG
- the tsf gene encoding translation elongation factor Ts, whose product MAAITAADVNKLRTMTGAGMMDCKKALTEADGDFEAARDILRKQGQKIADKRAENETSEGFVAVNVSEDGTNGKLVALACETESVAKVANFRELVQRILDAAVRTNATSKEELLATKEEDGLTIQEHITDLMGKIGEKLDLTYATLTAEKVASYIHSDSKKGVLVGLKNVGSADTAALGRDVAMQIVAMKPVAVDKDGVDSAIAEREIEIGKEQARAEGKPEAMLEKIAQGKLNKFYKENTLLNQEFVKDNSMTIAQLLDKASKGMTVSDFKRVAIGA is encoded by the coding sequence ATGGCCGCAATTACTGCCGCAGACGTGAACAAGCTCCGCACCATGACTGGCGCGGGCATGATGGATTGCAAAAAAGCCCTGACCGAAGCCGATGGCGACTTCGAGGCTGCTCGTGACATTCTGCGTAAGCAGGGTCAGAAAATTGCTGACAAGCGTGCTGAAAACGAAACGTCGGAAGGCTTTGTAGCCGTGAACGTAAGCGAAGATGGCACCAACGGCAAACTGGTAGCTCTGGCCTGCGAAACCGAATCGGTGGCGAAAGTGGCGAACTTCCGCGAGCTGGTTCAGCGCATTCTGGACGCCGCCGTGCGTACCAACGCTACTTCGAAAGAAGAGCTGCTGGCTACCAAGGAAGAGGATGGCCTGACCATTCAGGAGCACATCACCGACCTGATGGGCAAAATCGGCGAGAAGCTGGACCTGACCTATGCTACCCTCACTGCTGAGAAAGTAGCTTCCTACATCCACTCAGACAGCAAGAAAGGTGTACTTGTAGGCCTGAAGAACGTGGGTAGCGCTGATACCGCTGCGCTGGGCCGCGACGTAGCGATGCAAATTGTAGCCATGAAGCCCGTTGCCGTTGACAAAGACGGTGTGGATTCGGCTATTGCTGAGCGCGAAATTGAAATCGGCAAAGAGCAGGCGCGTGCCGAAGGCAAGCCCGAGGCTATGCTGGAGAAAATTGCCCAAGGCAAGCTGAACAAGTTCTACAAGGAGAATACCCTGCTGAACCAGGAGTTCGTGAAAGACAACTCGATGACCATCGCTCAGCTGCTCGACAAAGCGTCGAAAGGCATGACCGTATCGGACTTCAAGCGGGTGGCTATTGGTGCCTAA
- a CDS encoding SHOCT domain-containing protein encodes MPQDPSPLDTLRQLKEWLDAGTITQQEFDTLKRKLLFSEGNAAEPAAPVKEPTETSIPVPVEDPLLRPFVLGEEPTPVAPLPPQAPATPAESFNHPIIAGRPGTSPTAENPYEPTTELPVDNSPETTPPRNPLALVLIIGGIVALLGLVLYLAMGSRESEHLTSISQSPADSVAVHPEEGPQAEQIELPPAAAPETVRVVPATPPPAVTTAADSVTQPATQPTPTASPAPAAAPVDADLRTQVQSALNAYYEDLKAAPFNASQHFAGQVERFYTQQNTTPAAIEAELAKSHFPEFQEAETIIEPGTLQIGPETNDGSRVVTYREKSRAFRVSRQQHQQTTAQVRVRFNRNLKIVYLRQERLLENTFTD; translated from the coding sequence ATGCCCCAAGATCCTTCCCCGCTCGACACCCTGCGCCAGCTCAAAGAGTGGCTCGATGCCGGCACCATCACCCAGCAGGAATTTGATACCCTGAAGCGCAAGCTGCTGTTCAGCGAAGGCAATGCCGCCGAGCCTGCCGCCCCGGTTAAGGAACCCACGGAAACCAGCATTCCGGTACCCGTGGAGGACCCTTTATTGCGCCCTTTCGTGCTAGGTGAAGAGCCCACGCCGGTAGCGCCTCTGCCGCCGCAGGCACCCGCTACCCCGGCCGAGAGCTTCAACCACCCCATTATTGCCGGCCGGCCCGGGACTTCACCTACCGCCGAAAACCCCTACGAGCCTACTACGGAGCTACCGGTTGATAACAGCCCGGAAACCACGCCGCCGCGCAACCCGCTGGCGCTGGTGCTGATTATTGGGGGAATTGTGGCCCTGCTGGGCTTGGTGCTGTATCTGGCCATGGGCTCCCGCGAATCAGAGCACCTGACCAGCATTTCCCAAAGCCCCGCCGATTCCGTAGCCGTGCACCCGGAAGAAGGACCCCAGGCCGAGCAGATTGAGCTTCCGCCGGCAGCAGCGCCGGAAACCGTGCGGGTTGTGCCGGCCACTCCACCGCCGGCCGTTACTACTGCTGCTGATTCGGTGACGCAACCGGCCACGCAACCCACCCCCACGGCCTCACCAGCGCCTGCTGCTGCTCCCGTAGATGCCGATTTGCGCACCCAGGTACAGAGTGCCTTAAACGCTTATTACGAGGATTTGAAAGCGGCTCCGTTTAATGCTTCTCAGCACTTTGCCGGGCAGGTAGAGCGGTTTTACACCCAGCAGAATACTACGCCCGCCGCCATTGAGGCCGAGCTGGCCAAATCTCACTTTCCCGAGTTTCAGGAAGCTGAAACCATCATCGAGCCGGGTACCCTGCAGATTGGGCCCGAAACCAACGATGGTAGCCGCGTGGTAACCTACCGCGAGAAAAGTCGGGCCTTCCGGGTGTCGCGGCAGCAGCACCAGCAAACCACCGCCCAGGTGCGCGTACGCTTCAACCGCAACCTGAAAATTGTATACCTGCGCCAGGAACGGCTGCTGGAAAACACCTTCACCGACTAA
- the rpsB gene encoding 30S ribosomal protein S2, with translation MAQTTTYKELLDAGAHFGHLTRKWDPKMAPYIFMEKNGIHIIDLNKTLVSLEQASNAIRNIAKSGRKVLFVATKKQAQEIVTEEAKRLKMPFVTDRWLGGMLTNFATVRKSLKKMSTIDKMVKENTAYAALAKRERLMLSREREKLERVLGGIADLSRLPAALFVIDVKREHIAVKEAQKLGIPVFAICDTNSNPELVDFPIPANDDASKSIQLIVSVMGKAMEEGLSERKVDKEEADKKQSEDEGIKEKQSAEE, from the coding sequence ATGGCTCAGACCACCACATATAAAGAACTGCTGGACGCCGGTGCCCACTTTGGTCACCTTACGCGCAAGTGGGACCCGAAAATGGCGCCGTACATCTTCATGGAGAAGAACGGCATCCATATCATTGACCTGAACAAAACGCTGGTTTCTCTGGAGCAGGCGTCCAATGCTATCCGCAACATCGCCAAGAGCGGCCGGAAAGTATTGTTCGTAGCTACCAAGAAGCAGGCGCAGGAAATTGTAACCGAAGAGGCTAAGCGCCTGAAAATGCCATTCGTTACCGACCGGTGGTTGGGTGGTATGCTCACTAACTTCGCTACGGTTCGCAAGTCCCTGAAGAAAATGAGCACCATTGACAAAATGGTGAAGGAAAACACGGCCTACGCCGCTCTCGCTAAGCGTGAGCGTCTGATGCTCTCCCGTGAGCGGGAGAAGCTGGAGCGTGTACTGGGCGGCATTGCCGATCTAAGCCGCCTCCCCGCTGCTCTGTTCGTAATTGACGTGAAGCGTGAGCACATTGCCGTGAAAGAAGCTCAGAAACTGGGCATTCCGGTATTCGCTATCTGCGACACCAACTCGAACCCCGAGCTCGTAGACTTCCCAATCCCAGCTAACGACGACGCTTCTAAGTCTATCCAGCTCATCGTGAGCGTAATGGGTAAGGCCATGGAAGAAGGCCTGTCGGAGCGCAAGGTGGACAAAGAGGAAGCCGACAAGAAGCAGTCGGAAGATGAAGGCATCAAAGAAAAACAGTCGGCCGAAGAATAG
- a CDS encoding LysR substrate-binding domain-containing protein: MPDFRLRVFQSVARHLSFTKAAQELFISQPAVTKHVRELERSYGQRLFERRGNRIALTAAGHLLLAHADTVEALHHQLTDQLYALHHEAAGRLRLGASTTLAQYMLPPILPAFQARYPHIELTMLNANSEQIAEALLHGHLDLAFVEGRSKNRDLHYELLLQDELVAVRRSTGSLPVAMPLAEALQHPLVLRERGSGTLEVLEFALRAQQIRLDQLNVALYLDNTEGIKSYLEAAPACLGFVSQRAVTRDVQVGRLEIVPIPELRLSRQFEAVWVQGQPFSAQAQRFLAYARRQLMDEV, encoded by the coding sequence ATGCCCGATTTCCGTCTTCGTGTTTTTCAGAGCGTGGCCCGGCATCTGAGCTTTACCAAGGCCGCGCAGGAGCTGTTTATCAGCCAGCCCGCCGTTACCAAGCACGTGCGGGAGCTGGAGCGCAGCTACGGGCAGCGCTTGTTTGAGCGGCGTGGCAACCGCATTGCCCTTACCGCCGCCGGCCACCTGCTGCTCGCCCATGCCGATACCGTGGAAGCTCTCCATCATCAGCTCACCGACCAGCTCTACGCCCTGCACCACGAAGCCGCCGGCCGCCTGCGCCTGGGGGCCAGCACCACGCTGGCGCAGTACATGCTGCCGCCCATTTTACCCGCTTTTCAGGCCCGCTACCCGCATATTGAGCTCACCATGCTCAATGCCAACTCTGAGCAGATTGCCGAAGCCCTGCTGCACGGCCACCTGGACCTGGCCTTTGTGGAAGGCCGCAGCAAAAACCGCGACCTTCACTATGAGCTCCTGCTGCAGGATGAGCTGGTAGCCGTGCGCCGCAGTACGGGCAGCCTGCCCGTGGCCATGCCCTTGGCCGAAGCCCTGCAGCACCCGCTGGTGTTGCGGGAGCGGGGCTCCGGCACCCTGGAGGTGCTGGAGTTTGCCCTGCGCGCCCAGCAAATCCGGCTCGACCAACTCAACGTGGCGCTCTACCTCGATAATACGGAAGGCATCAAATCCTACCTGGAAGCGGCCCCGGCCTGTCTGGGGTTTGTGTCGCAGCGGGCTGTTACGCGCGATGTGCAGGTGGGCCGTCTGGAAATTGTGCCCATTCCGGAGCTGCGCCTCTCGCGGCAGTTTGAAGCCGTGTGGGTGCAGGGGCAGCCTTTTTCGGCGCAGGCACAGCGTTTCCTGGCGTATGCGCGGCGCCAATTGATGGACGAAGTATAA